The genomic region gaataccgtttctatgacagggagtacctggtctgcaacaatgcttaggtacatggtacgtgtcaaagtaacagacacatggatggcaggactcaaggtttcccagcagaacattgcccaaagcatgacgctgtctccgccggcttgccttcttcccatagtgcatcctggtgccatgtgttcccctggtaagtgacgcacacgcacccggccatccacgtgacgtaaaagaaaacgtgattcatcagaccaggccactttcttccactgctccgtggtccagttctgatgctcacgtgccaactgttggtgctttcggcagtgcacagggtcagcatgggctccctgactggtctgcggttATGCAGACCCATACGCAataaactgcgatgcactgtctactctgacacctttctatcagaaccagcattaacttcttcagcaatatgagcaacagtagttcgtctGTTCACatggatcacatgggccagccttcaatcACCACGTagatcaatgagccttggccaactatgaccctgtcgccggttcaccactgtttcttccttggaccatttttgatagatactcaccactgcagaccgggaacatcccacaagagctgcagttttggagatgctctgatccagtggtctagccataaCAATTTCACCCTtttcaaactctctcaaatccttatgctatgcttatttttcctgcttctaacacataaaatttgaggacaagatgttcacttgctgcctaacatatcccacccactaacaggtgccatgatgaggatataatcagtattattcacttcacctgtcagtactTATAATGTTATGTACAGTAGTGCCCTGTTTTACATCGCTTCGACTTATGTCGATTCCGATTTTACGTCGCTcatccttaaatattaaattgaaaaataaaatccaatTTACGGTGCTTTACACAACCTTCCTTCAGTCCTTCCGTCGCATACTAACAGTGAAAAATGGCTAATAAAACCAAATctaaacaaaattatttttctaaaataagaaaatacatatattcaGTCATAGTGTCATTATAGCGACTTTATAGGGGCATTTCCGACTTACAGCGAAAAAAGACTTACGCCGTGTCTCTTGGAACCAATTAATGAGGTAGGGCGGAGTATGACTatatcatgtttatatttttgtgtgttgtacCTTGTAACTGTCTAAGCTGCTAAATTTCCCTCAAGGGATCAATAaagaatatctatctatctatctatctatcttgatATACTTGATAGATATACGTTTCAACTACCAGAAAGATTAGCAACTGCTTGGGAGGATATCTATTTGTAAACAAACTTTCTTCCTGTAGACTGAAAACATCCCAACTGTACTCCATTATTCTGTTGAACCTATATTGCTCTACCATTGAGAGCACCATCACCAACTGCATCCCAGTCTAGTATGGCAACTGCACTGCAACATACCGAAAAGCCATTCTGTGGGTGGTGAAAACTGCCTAATGAATCATTGGTACCCAGCTACCCACCATTAAAAGCATTTACAAGAAACTGTCTGCAGAGGTCAAAAGGCATCATCAAAGACACCGCTCACCCTAATCATGGACTATTTACACTCCACCCATCATGAAGGTGCTACCGGTGGCCCAGCACCTACACAAACAGACCACAGAATAGCATCTTCTGTATGGCTGTTTCAACACTGAACAGCTGAGCACACTGTTTACTACACTGTTTATCCACTATGCATCTTTGCGCAACACAACCTTTGcactactgtatatttaatCCATAATCGAttttgtgtgttatatatatatatatatagaattaaaaagaaaaagaatatctttattaataatttactgtaaatataccACTATGCAAGTTGAAATTgaaactaatctaatctagaTGCTTTCTTAATAATTGTGGGAGTGGGAATGGTGGGAGGAATTATGTCCTTTCCTCATCCGGTTTCTGAATGCTGGTTTAGATATTGGAAAAAAATACCATGACTATAAGCTATTTTATGGAATTATTTGCAGTGAAATATTTGACCACCTGCGCCAGGCACTTGGGACACCTCCAGTCCCCTTTGGGAACATCATGGAGTGGTGGGATAAGACAGAATATGTGGTAGCTGTCATCACAGCCATCACACAACAACAGCTTGTCCTCATCACCGCCTCCCCCGCACACCAAACACATGTACTGTTCcaccttaaaaaaaagaaaagaaaagaaaagaaaaaaaaaaaaaaacatacataaaacaAGGAACATCTGGAAGCTGACTAGAACAATCtgctatataataataataataataaaaaaaagcattatgaAAAGAAAGGTATAGTTTGGTCAAAGAAAATCAAACCATTCCATTCAAACCGATCTGCAACACTTGGACTAATCATCAACTTTGGTGGTGTACATCACCTTTGATTTTTCTCCATTGGGCATTGATTCAACTTCTGTAGGCTCCTGTTTCACTTGGACTGGTAAGCGTTTCACTGAAACAAATCATTCATACCATCCAGTTATTATAATACTTAACActactttttaataataaagcaatGTAAAGTTTGAAAAATCTGTTAGGTAAATCACCTGTTTCTAGTTTTGCCACATAAGAGCCCATTCTCCTTCTCAGGTTGGGTCTGTTCTTGCACTCTTCCTCCTGTTCACTTTTAAAACAGCGGCCCTAAAATGGGGGAAGACTTTCTTTTGAAAATGTTTAATAGACCGAGAATACTACCAATAAtgtaaaactttattaatcAGCACAAATATCCAAAACAAATTAACTGTTTTTAGGTTTTATGTAGTGCAAACTGGGAAGGTTAGTGAAGAAATACAACAATGTACTTAAAGAGTACTTTAACAGTAAAATGTTACCTTTAAAGAGATTTTAGACCGTTTGGCTCTACGAGCAATGGAGGAGGTTTCTGCAGGCTGAACAGACTGTCGCTGGGGCAAGTCATGAGATTTATAGACCTTATCTTTGGTATCATTTGTAAGAGTGGGTTTCTGTGAGCTCtaataaagaaaatacaaattAGTCAAGTACACAAATATTATATGAAGAATAAAATCAGTCAGTCACAACATGGCAGGTCCAAAGTATGTGATTCAAGTCTTATCCAAATAAtcctaaacaaataaaagttaCTACCAGCAATTACTTATTAGCTGTGTTTTGTCCTTCCACCAACAAATACCAAGACCATTTATCCACCAAATTAGTAATGACAAGTGATATCAGTATGTAACAttcccctccaaaagtattggaatatGATTTTACTATACACTGAAAACAATTATTTTGAAAGCAACAATAACCCATTCGaagttattaactgtttaaACAATCAGTCTAACATAGCACACCATGCAACAAGAAACACCTAGccacattttcttattttttaagaCTTGAAAAATTGGTGGGTTTAAACAAAAGGCACAATGTtcaagttgtttaacacatctataTGTAAAGACCAAGAAATGAAAGCAGAAATTCAGATCCACCATCTCCCTCATctttttactgaaataaaaaaccCTTCCAGGAGACTACGTTGTGTACATAATAAGAGAATGGCAGGGTGCAAAGCTTTCATCAAAGCTAAATGTAGCTACTTTGGacaatcaaaaaaataaaacattctgggTTGTTtacctgttttttatttactaaataattCTGTATGCTCTTTCATAGTTTGGATGTCTTCAGTATTAGTTTACAATgttgaaaataatttttaaaaaaataataaagaaaggcCACTAAAGGAGATGGTGTGTACAAAATTTTGACTGGTACTGTAGATAACTTAGCAGGTTCAGCAGTGATCAACACATCCCATAGTGAGGTAAACTGCCCATAGCATAACACAAGCCACATACATAGTCACAAACAGTCTTGAGACATCTTGGCTCAAGATATTGGGGGATGTTAAATACTCTGAAGAGAGATCACAGAGACATTTTAACCCACCAGGAAGAATGAGTGCTACTTACTGTGCAATAAGAGATCAAGTTTGTAAAGATAATTAGGGGTGACATATAGCTAATAAAGACTAGACTACGACAAGGCTAGAATAAATACTAGTGGTTATTTGGATTAATGCAACCCTCCTATCAGCTCAAACCCATCTGGCCATTTTTCTCTGACAACTCTAGAAAGGGCTTAAATGCTTCACCAGCAGGTTGGTGCCTGTCTTGAAGAGGTAATAAGGGTAGAGAATCCTCTCATAGTGGGCACGCAAGTGAGATCCAACAGCCTTGCCAGGAGCAAAACCCATTTTCAGAGCAATCTGGGTCCATTTCCGTTCCCTGCAGACCATGTCAAAGCTTCCCTCCTCTATTACCAACTGCAGATGGCACAGAATCAGTTCAGACAATAGGACAGAATGCATGGCCAATACTATAAAAAAGTAAAGTACAAGTTATGTTGTAATACTATACCTTATAGAGCTGATACAGGTCAAGTGATTTGCGCTCCACATGAGGGATTTTCAACGAGCAGCCCTGCAGTTCCCAAAACTTGGCTATCTGGTCCAGAAAGTTGAGTTTAACTCTGGTTTGAGCCTGAGGAATAGGACAGACAAAATCAAacatcaaaataataatatttaagatACTacttaaatcaaatcaaatccagaTACATTTCCTTGTGCCCCCAGGTAATATTTCTTTGTACTCTTTCCCCCCGTATTCTAGCCTAGTTTAAAACAGTGGATATGGTTAGTGGTTcttttgagattctggtccatgttggcATATTCTGGCTACATAATGACTGTGGATTTGCCAACTGCACATATATGAATTTCCTGTTCTATTACACCCCAAAAGTGTATTCTATTGCATTCACATCAGTTGACCGGAGCAAGCACTACAGCACACTGAACTCAAAGACATTCATGGAACAAGTCTAAGATAATTTGTGCTTTGTGGCAAAGTGCAGTATCACGCTGGATTGTTTCATAACTATGGCCATAACTAAATCCAGACAGGCTTTAAAATTCAAATTATGCTCAACTGGTATTAAGCAGCCTGCTTTAGAATGATTGTATGCACTGCAGATATTTATGTAATACCTTGAATCATGCAGGaattaatttaatgtttaatactgGAGAATATTTGAGAAACCCTGACATAAATGGATCATCAACTTTTCTTGCTAACAAGACTTAACAGAATCTAGAAGCCTCATAGCAAAGCATTATGTCCATTTATGCTTTCAAGACAAACATTATTTTAACTCACAGCTCCAATAAAAGCTGCAATTtggaggagagaaggaaaaaaaatacaagcagTGGTCTGACACTTACCTCCAATTCATTGAGCCTCTGTATGCGTGGGGTGAAACGTAAACGGTCCACATCACAGGCAAATGGTGGCTGCCACCCCTAGAGAATTATACCAAGCCATGCTGAGCCTAATGTGCCATTTGCCACAAGCAGCCAGAATATATCAACACTTCTGGCCTTCAGAATTTATTCAACCATTTTTCAAATTAACATTTTGCCACATTAAATACGTCTACAGTTAAAAAATCAAGACATTTGAATTACATTCCaaattgattattttaaaatgatccaAAAGACTATACACTAATAGACAAACCACAAAATATTGGCGGTGCAAAACTGTAGTGCTGTACCACAAAATGCGAATTTTACATTTGctcacccacaccaacaccccaccaccacccacccacGTTTCGGTTTCAATTACTGGTAACAAAATTACTTCATGCAAAACTATAACACGATGAACACCTTTTTACATACTGCCAACGGTCAGGCCTAAAATGGCCCCTCATCTGCTCCGCGAAATTGTTATAATAGACTCTTAATTTAACAACACAAAAAATAGGAAAGCACGTGCAATTAATCCAAAACACTAGGGGGCAACGGGAAACGTgcttaaaatgttattaaatatacaaacatgcggtcaagaattaaaaaaacaaaaaaaaacaaaaaagtggaTGTATAAGTGGGATGAGAACAACGATAGGAAAATGataattaataaatgtgtgCAAATATAATTTGCAGggcaaaatataataaatggaCAATTTTCGGTGCTTTGCTCGCTCCTGTTTGGGTGGATGCCCGATAATAAGCAATGGTTACCTAACAATAACCAGCACTATTTGTACAGTAGACCAACACGTCCACCCAGACAAATGACAATCAAAAGACAACCTCAAACGTGTTCTCCTTTTTAAGTAGCAATGTAACAACTATTACTGCAATTTATTCCCTTACTGTTTTATTACACCAGTCGAAATCCGCCATATTGAAAACCTGCTTTAAAAAGTGTTTCAGACTTAACTGTAAGGAACAATCAATGATAAAGAGCAACACAATGATGTCACCATTTCATATTTCAGTAACGCAAAACTCACCTGCGGCGGTCTGATCTTACAAATACCAGTCCTTTCTGCAATGGGACGTATTTTGCTGATAAACGCAAACGGGTCGTCGAATTCTTCCCAACTGGGCTCAAACACAGGACATTCCGGCGGTGGAATAAACTCGTTGGTTCGAGGCAGGGTCATCCTGGGCAACTACATCCAAGTGATGACATGTAGAAACTGTAATGCACAGTTTAAAGTAATACTTTATCAGGCATTCTTGTAACTACTGCATAAAAGAGTGATTACACAAAGTTCGGGAATCAACATCCTCATTCACTTTGGAACGTGCATACGAACGGTGGACTTTCGAGTATCGTATCATGTTCCGCTTGAAAAAGTAGAGTCTTTAGAAATCGTTATGAGCTTTTATATTGGCGTCAATGTTTCTCATGGTAAATAACATGCATTACCCTAATGTTTGAAACCTTCGTTGCTTTGATGTCCACCAAAATAATTTAGTGTTTACTTGATACgtttaaaagtaaaatgtgCAAACGAACTGTTTTATTAAACAACGCGCATTGAAGTACTTTACAGAAGTAAAACAAGGGGCAAGGTGCGCGGATTAATGTACAACAGCTGAGAACCGCACGCCGACCGGAACTACTTCTTTAAATGGATTCTCTTAAGTTACCTACAGATGCTGTTGTTTACCGCCATCCCCGGTAGCAATCTAATCCATTTCACTTAGCCTACATATTATCCACAGTTGACAAATGTACACCATGGTGACAGATCATTTTAAAGGacaatttatttgtgtttttaagaGCAATTAGATTTTATGTCGTGAACGTAGGCCTGGTCCGAATAAAGCTAGGATTTGCAACGTCACTCACATGGGGTTTTGTAACGAGATTCAGAACTTCCCGAAAACGAAAATTACTGAGGGATATAGTAAGTATGATAGCTTACCGATGTATCGCATCAGTTCGGCTCTAAActacaaatactttgcttaaaTGCCTTTATACTGATGAAACAGTCTTCACCGCTTCTTTCCATTTACACCGCATTCGTTTGCACGTAGCGCACGCGTCAACGCGGAAGCAGTGCCGCCCAACTGCACACATTACTGACCCAACCTACCAGAGGAGAAACTCATCAAAATACTAAAATTGAACAATTGTACGTTATAAATCAAGTACGATTCATATAAATGCGCATATGattgtgtaaaaatgtaaaaacaccaCGTTCGTCTGAAACACTGTGTTCGAAAGCCTTTAATAACATGACTTAAAATACTGATTTCGTGTACATCAGCAATAGGAATACGAGTTCTTTATGAATGAAAAAAGGATGTTAATCAAGCATACTTACTAAGTGAATAAACAGAATACGAAATATGAAAACTAACTGCATCTAATATTGCAAAACAAAGCATTTTATAGTATCAAACTCTACTCCCAAGCATGTTTAAAACTACGCCAAAAATGTGTACCAAGAGAAAGCAAGTTGTGTAATATGGTCTGGTACAAAACATGCTTAAGTACATCACACATGTTTAACTCGATCCAGTGCTATGTAGAAACATTTCTTGTCATCAAGGTTATGCCATCCAATGGGTCCAATCTCACAATCGGCACAGataagatattttattttgccTACATCTTTGGTGAAGCCAACATTCTCGAAGGTGTACATATCATCCACCAGCCAGTGAGCTGTTAACGTATCTCCGTCGAATGTTCCGTCGGACTGATTGTTGTTCTTGATGTTCTTTTTCAATGAAGGTAGGAATAGCTGATCGTCAAGGGGATGGGTGTTAAGCAAAAAGAGCACAGAGGCATTGAATTAGCTGCACTAAGATTAAAGCAGAACTGAAAGGCACAACTAGAAAACGTAATAGTTATACATATTCATATTTCATTATGTCCACATTTTAATTTGAGTATACGTGGAGCCTCTGGTAAATTAAAATCTTACCTGCTTTTCGGCAAATACAGCCATGCCCGGGCAGAGCACTTTTGATCCACAACGCTGGCACACCActgatttcatattttttccatCTTCTGAAACAAGGTTGGATGGATCGCTACATCCCTCACTGCAAAAGTTCTGTTCACTCTTctccattattaaaaaaaacctcgAACTAAGCTACAAAATAAGAAACCTTTAATTACTACAGAAAAATCACAATATATTTTACCACGTGGTACTACTCAGAAATGATCTCAATATAGCAGCGATATTATAACTAAGCTATCAAACCATACATAACACTTAGCTTGACACTGCAAATTCTTTAatacaatgaaaaatatatagtaTGTATCCCCTTATACGTACCATACACGAGACTGAAATACTGCAAATTCCTAAAACCAGGATGAAAAATtcatagtttttattttttatttttttccttgatTAAACCAAGTGCCCAAAGGTACAAGTCCGTCAGTAAATAATATCGGGTGGAAAACAAAACACCGACGCAAGGGTcctgcttcttcttctacagCTTAACAATGGTTGGCCATCCGTCGTGATTGTGCAACACCGCCACTAACTGTGCTGGAGTTTggagcagaaagaaaaacattcctGACTACTCACAATGTTGGTTTATGGATAGAAACGAGATACTAATATGCGGCCACGACTTAAAAACGCAAGGCAACgagaaaaata from Hemibagrus wyckioides isolate EC202008001 linkage group LG21, SWU_Hwy_1.0, whole genome shotgun sequence harbors:
- the rabif gene encoding guanine nucleotide exchange factor MSS4, translated to MLSSRFFLIMEKSEQNFCSEGCSDPSNLVSEDGKNMKSVVCQRCGSKVLCPGMAVFAEKQLFLPSLKKNIKNNNQSDGTFDGDTLTAHWLVDDMYTFENVGFTKDVGKIKYLICADCEIGPIGWHNLDDKKCFYIALDRVKHV